TTATGCCGGAGAAAGCGACGCGGCGCACAGGTTCCGCTATGCGCTTCTGGCCTTCGACGTGGTCACGATCCTGTATGTGATCCTGACCTCCTTCTCGACCCACGGGCCGGTGGTCGAAACGATCGACGTGCTCTTCGGCATCGTCATCCTTGCCGATTTCGTCGCGCGGGCCTGGATCTCGACCAACCGCTGGCGGCTGGTAACCCGGCTGAACACCCTGGCCGATGTGGTGGCCATCGTGTCCTTTCTGGCGCCGCTGGCGGGCGAGGGGCTGGGCTTCATGCGCGTGCTGCGGACGCTGCGCCTGCTGCACACCTACCAACTGTCAGAGAGGCTGCGGCAGGATTTTCCCTACTTCCGGCGCAACGAGGACATCATCCTTGCAGTCCTGAACCTGTCGGTCTTCATCTTCATCATGACCGGGATGGTCTACGCGACGCAGCACCTGACCAACCCGCAGATCCGCAACTTTGCCGATGCGCTCTATTTCACCGTGACGGCCCTGACCACCACCGGCTTTGGCGACATCACCCTGCAGGGCACGCTGGGGCGGATGATCTCGGTTGTGGTGATGCTGTTCGGGATCACCCTGTTCCTGCGGCTGGTGACCGTGCTCTTCCGGCCCGACAAGGTGCGCGTGCCTTGCACCCGCTGCGGGCTTGTGCTGCACGATGCCGACGCGGTGCACTGCAAGCACTGCGGCAAGGTCATGAACATAGAAACGGAGGGCCAGTTATGAGCCTGACCCTGAGAGAAGCGACGCGCGGCGCCGACGATGCGCTGGTCTGGGACATCATCCGCCCGACGGTGGAAAGCGGCGCCTATTTCTGCGCCGACCCCAAAGGCGGGATCTCGGGCGGGCTGGCCTATTTCTGGCCCGACACCGCCCGGGTCTGGATCGCCGAAGAGGCGGGGGAGCCGCTGGGCTGCTTCTACCTGAGACCGAACCAGCCCGGCAACGGCAGCCACGTCTGCAATGCCGGATACTGCACGACCGGGGCTGCCCGCGGGCGCGGCGTGGCGCGGCGGATGCTGGATGCTTCGCTGGACGAGGCGCAGCGGCAGGGCTTCGCCGCCATGCAGTACAACTTTGTCGTGGCCACCAACACGCGGGCCATAGAGATATGGCAGCGCGCCGGGTTCCAGACTGTCGGCCGCTTGCCCGGCGCCTTCCGGCACCCGGACAAGGGCCGCGTGGATGCTCTGGTGATGTTCAAGGAACTGTGATCACGCAAATGAACTTTCAGCCCTGTCAAGGCGTTGGCGAGCACAACCTGTGACAAGAGGACTGAACCCATGACCTTTACCAAAACGGCCATCGTTGGCGCTGCCATGATCCTTGGAACCGCAGCTGCCGCTCAACAGGCGCCCTACCTGACCCTGAACGTCGGCGAGATGTCGCGCGAGGTTTCGAACCAGGAGGTCATTCTCAGCGAGCTGGAAGCAACGCCCGCAGGCCCGACCCTTGGCGTCGACCTGACACCGGATGCCGCGCTGTGGCTGACAGAGACCGTGGCCGCCAACCCGGGCGCCCAGATGAGCATGTCGATCTGCGGCAACAAGCTGGTGACCCCGCTGGTCGGCGACATGATCACCGACGGCTCGATGAAAGTGACCGGCTCGATGGACACCTTCGAACCGCTCTACGCCAGCCTGACCGACGGCGTGGTCGACTGCACCGTGCTGCCCGAAATGTGATCGGCATCGAAACCTGAACGACGCGAGGCCGGGGCATGTCCCCGGCCTTTGTCGTTTTCCCACCCGGTTCCGGCGGCCCTGAACGCTGTCAAGCGCGGCACCGGCGACCTGGCTATCCCGCATCGTTCGCCCGGGTCCGGCGCCGTCCCCGTCACCTCAGACCGGATCGCCCCGCAGCCTGTCGATGATCCGGCGCACGACAGAAAGATCGTCGAAGACGTCGTGCAGGGTCTCCGTCACGTCATGGACCGGCCTCGACAGTTTGGCCATTTCCATGAACGGGCGGCGGCGTTCGAGGACCAGAAAGAAATCCTCTCCGTCAAAGGCCGCCCGCATCCCCTTCGCCCCCTTCTCGGATTCATGCGCGCCGATGGCCACGAGGTTGTTAAGGAAGGCGGGTGGCAGGTAGTCGGGCACCCTGTCCGGCTCTGCCGCATGCAGCTCGAAATCCTTCTCGAAGGCCTCGTGCCCGGTTTCGACACGTGGCATCCCGCGCCCTGTGCTGCCGGAAAAGAACCCCGCCAGCGCGTTCAGCGCCGTCCCGTAGTTCCGCGCCACAAGGATGCGCGTCGGCGTCGGCTGCGGCAGCGCGATCCGGAACATCAGCCCCTTGAACACCTCCTTCGTCGACGACGAACTGCCGCTTTTGGAGCTACCCGACTTGCGGCTTTTGTGCCTGAGAGTGACCTCTGCCATGGCAAAGCGGGTGTCGCGATAGATCCCTTCCATCAGATCCTCGACCGAGGTGCGGTTGAAATGGCCGACCATGCCAAGCTCCCTGACGCGCCCCACCGGAAACCCGGCATAGGCGTCACGGTCGTATTTCAGCGACCCGAGGAAATCGCAGACCGCGGGCATCACCGCCTCGGCCACCGCCCCTGACCACTGGCTGCCCTGATGAGCGCGCGCCGCAAAACCACCGATCAGCCCGAACAACAGGCCGAAGCCGCTGCCGATCCAGCGTCCGACAGGGTCCGGGATCAACAGCGCGAGAAACCCGCCGAACACGAGCCCGACCGCAACGCCGATCCCGAAATACCGCCAGCCGCGACGATTGCGATCCAGCCGCTCCTCTTCGAGCGTGTCGAGTTTCGGCGCCACTTCAGAGGCGAAAACCGCCGCAAAACCCGTCTCGATCTCGGCGCGTTCGATGAATTCCGCCATGGTCTCTCCATATGTTCGCGCCAGATTAGGATGAACGCTCGCGCCTGTCAGGGCAGACATTCCCCACCCGGCCCTCGCATCGGCGGCCCCGGCAGGTTAGGAAGGCGCCAACAATGGAGGCCACATGGCAGACAGCAAGCTTCTGGCGGTCCTGATCGACGCCGACAACACCTCGCCGCGCTACACCAAGGCGATCTTCGACGAGATCGCGACACTGGGCGAGGCCTCGGTCCGCCGGTGTTACGGCGATTTTTCCAGCCAGCAAATGGCGGGATGGAACAAGGTGCAGGCGGAATTCGGTCTGGTGCCGCACCACTCGCCCGCCAATACGGTCGGCAAGAACGCCAGCGACATCGCGCTGGTGATCGACGCGATGGACCTGATGCACCGCGACCGCTTCGACGGCTTCGTGCTGGTCTCGTCGGATTCCGACTTCACCCGGCTCGCCAGCCGCATCCGTGAACAGGGCCTAGATGTCTTCGGCATGGGCATGCAAAAGACGCCAGACGCCTTCCGCAAGGCCTGCAAACGCTTCATCTTTCTGGAAAACCTCGATAGCGCACCCGAAAAGGGGACCGAGGCAAAGCCGAAGAAAAAGAGCGACCTCACCGAAGTGCGGGATCTGGTTTTCAAGGCGATGGATGCAATCGAGCAGGACGACGACTGGTATCGTCTGGGCGACATTGGCCAGGTGATCACGGCGGCAAACCCGGATTTCGACACCCGCACCTACGGCAAGCGCAAGCTCTCCGACCTCGTGGGCGAGTTGAAGGTCTTCGAAACCCGCAAATCCTCGTCCGGCAACCAGTTGCTCGTGCGGCGCGTGGACTGAGGCCCCCGGCCGCGACACGAAGATCCTGCCGGCCTTCGAAGCAACTGCGTGCGACCCACCCCCGCCGCGGCCCGGGTCCAGCCGAAGGCAACGCCGCCCCCTCTTCTTTGGTCTTCCAAATACCCTCGGGGGAGCGCCGCAGGCGCGGGGGCAGAGCCCCCTCTTTCGGGGCAACGGGCGTCCATGAACCCTTTACCGACTCACCATAGGGTAGAGGGCGGTAGGGAAGGGGAACATAGAAAACCCGCAAAGGCACCGGGCGGTGGCCCGGCGCCGTGGGCGCGTCTCAGAACCGGTCCAGCAGTCTTTCCAGGTAATCGCGTTCCTCCTGCGACCGATCCGCATCGCCAGAGCGGCGGCGCAATTCGCCCAGCAGTTCCTCGGCCCGGCGATAGACGTCCTCGCCCTGCAACAGCCCTTCGTCGGTTCCGACCCGTCCCGAGTTTCCGGAATCACGGCCCAGCGGGTCGCGCTGTTCGCGCGGGTCGCCGCCCTCGGCAAAGCCCTGCTGGCCCCCGCCCTGCTGCTCCTGCTGCTGCTCGGCCATCGCCTCGCCAAGGCTGCGGATGCCCTCGCGCAGCGCCTCCATCGCCTGGCTCTGGCGGTCGATGGCCTCGGCCAGGTCGCCATCGCGCAGCGCCCGCTCGGCCCCGTCCATGGCTCCCTCGGCGCGTTCAAGCGCCTGTCCGGCGCGCTCTCCGGCTTCGCTGCCCTCCCCCGGCAGGTTCCGGCGCTGGCGGTTCAGCTCGTCACGCAGCGCC
This region of Ponticoccus alexandrii genomic DNA includes:
- a CDS encoding potassium channel family protein, with translation MRNRIRGLYAGESDAAHRFRYALLAFDVVTILYVILTSFSTHGPVVETIDVLFGIVILADFVARAWISTNRWRLVTRLNTLADVVAIVSFLAPLAGEGLGFMRVLRTLRLLHTYQLSERLRQDFPYFRRNEDIILAVLNLSVFIFIMTGMVYATQHLTNPQIRNFADALYFTVTALTTTGFGDITLQGTLGRMISVVVMLFGITLFLRLVTVLFRPDKVRVPCTRCGLVLHDADAVHCKHCGKVMNIETEGQL
- a CDS encoding GNAT family N-acetyltransferase, with amino-acid sequence MSLTLREATRGADDALVWDIIRPTVESGAYFCADPKGGISGGLAYFWPDTARVWIAEEAGEPLGCFYLRPNQPGNGSHVCNAGYCTTGAARGRGVARRMLDASLDEAQRQGFAAMQYNFVVATNTRAIEIWQRAGFQTVGRLPGAFRHPDKGRVDALVMFKEL
- a CDS encoding DUF3137 domain-containing protein, which gives rise to MAEFIERAEIETGFAAVFASEVAPKLDTLEEERLDRNRRGWRYFGIGVAVGLVFGGFLALLIPDPVGRWIGSGFGLLFGLIGGFAARAHQGSQWSGAVAEAVMPAVCDFLGSLKYDRDAYAGFPVGRVRELGMVGHFNRTSVEDLMEGIYRDTRFAMAEVTLRHKSRKSGSSKSGSSSSTKEVFKGLMFRIALPQPTPTRILVARNYGTALNALAGFFSGSTGRGMPRVETGHEAFEKDFELHAAEPDRVPDYLPPAFLNNLVAIGAHESEKGAKGMRAAFDGEDFFLVLERRRPFMEMAKLSRPVHDVTETLHDVFDDLSVVRRIIDRLRGDPV
- a CDS encoding NYN domain-containing protein, with the translated sequence MADSKLLAVLIDADNTSPRYTKAIFDEIATLGEASVRRCYGDFSSQQMAGWNKVQAEFGLVPHHSPANTVGKNASDIALVIDAMDLMHRDRFDGFVLVSSDSDFTRLASRIREQGLDVFGMGMQKTPDAFRKACKRFIFLENLDSAPEKGTEAKPKKKSDLTEVRDLVFKAMDAIEQDDDWYRLGDIGQVITAANPDFDTRTYGKRKLSDLVGELKVFETRKSSSGNQLLVRRVD